Genomic segment of Drosophila ananassae strain 14024-0371.13 chromosome 2L, ASM1763931v2, whole genome shotgun sequence:
GGACAGTTTGTGGCTCACGACATCAGCCAGTTGAGCACTCAAGGAGCTCCCAAGGATTGCTGCTCAGAGCCGAGAAATCCACGTTGTGACAACATAGCACTTCCCCGCGGAGGACCCATTGCTTATCACACAGGAAAGACCTGCCTGCCCTTTGCCCGAAGTGTCTCCGAAGCGGATGCCATATGTCCAAGGAGTCGTGCACCCTATCCCGAGAAGCTAACGGTAGCCACTGCCTATCTGGATCTCTCCTCCGTATATGGAAACACCCCTGCTCAGAGTAGGAACGTGAGACTCTTCAAGGGTGGTCTCCTCCGGACCAGTTACACGAATGGACAGCACTGGCTGCCAGTGAACCGGAATTTTGATGGAGAATGCGGAACCAAAAGCGAGTGCTATAGCGTGCCGGATAAACGGAATCGTTTCTCGCCCACCATTGCTGTTATCCAGACCCTCCTGGTGCGGGAGCACAACCGCCTGGCCGAGAGCTTGGCCCTGCTGAATGCGGATTACGATGATGAGCGCATCTTCCAGGAGGCACGAAAGATCAATATTGCTCAGTACCAAAAGATTACCTACTACGATCTGCTGCCCTTGATCCTGGGTCGCACCTACACCCATTTGAATGGACTGCTGTATCCGGTGGAGCCCTCAGAGTATGTGAACGACTACGATGACAGCGTCAATCCAGCTGCCTATGTGGAGTTTGCTGCCGTTGCCTTCAGATATGCCCACACTCAGATCCCCGGATGGTTCTCGTAAGTTTTTATTAGCTTTAtcgatattaaaaatttaaatataactttCTTCTTTATAGTCTGGTGGCTCCCAATCGAAGCTCGAACAAAACCCTCCGCCTCAGCGACTATTTTGACCGAACGGAGAGCATTAAGTTGCTGGACTCGAGCGACAACTTTGCTGCTCTGCTCAGAGGATTGGCCACTCAATTGCACAAGCGATCCGATGGAAATATTGATCGGGAAATTAAGCACTATTTCAATCGCAAGGAGTTCGAGGAATACGGATCGGATCTGAAGTCCATAGATATTCAGAGGGCAAGAGATTTCGGAGTGGCTTCCTACAACGATGTGCGGGAGTTTTGTGGCTTGCGACGTGCTGTGGATTGGGCGGAATTTGCTCATGAAATACCTGGCGAGGTAATATTACCaggttttaatttaataatttaataactaatccttatttttagaaaatctCTCTGCTGCGTCGGCTGTATGCCACTCCAGATGATGTGGAGCTGAGTGTGGGCGGCTCTTTGGAATACCATGTTCCGGAGGCCCTTTTCGGACCCTCTCTTTTGTGTGTGATTGGAAAACAGTTCTTGAACACTCGACGTGGTGATAGATTCTTCTTTGAAAGGGAAAATCATAGCGCTGGATTTACGCGCGGTAAGTTGGTAACTTATAagccaataaaattattgtttaatcctttaattatttcttagaTCAACTGGCCGAAATCCGTAAAGTAAGCTTGGCTAGTTTGTTCTGCAATAACGCCGACTATCTGCACTACATTCAGCCAAACGTCTTTGTATTCCCAAATTCTCAGTGAGTTCAACCATCTATTTTATTatacaaattaatatttttaattgctCTTCCCATAGGAACTTACTGTTGAACTGCAACGATATACATCAGCTAGATATCAGCAAGTGGCAGGATCTCAGGCCTCAACTTGTACATTAAAATGAATGTACGATTTTATATATATCTGTGGCAGATTGGTGGGTCCAATTTGTGCTCTCAGATAACCATGTTTTATGTTATATTTCATCTTATTTTTAACGCAATGAGATGAAGACTCAATTCGTATTTAATcatttgttttctattaaattGATTGATGtaagttattaaaaattatatactccccaagaaaaacaactaaaaactttatatttcttgattttattaaagatATAGTTCAGACTCATGATTTCACACCTCATTTTCAATAGGTTCTGTAGTATCTTCAGGCTTCCTATCGACTATTATGGATACGGGTACATCAAATTGAGATTCTTTATGACTTTCTGATTGATTGTTACGTTCTTGAGGGACAAGAGATTCCATGGAAATTACCAATTCATCAGTTATCGGGTCGACAGTTGTGAGTTCAGAAGAGAAAGTATCCTGTACTGCTGATGTTTCTGGGAGAGATATGGGTTGCAATCTAGTATCCTTAGTTTCATCCTCGCTTATAGGACTATAGGTCGCTTCTTCAGGTTCAGGtgctttttcaatttttaaagtaattattttatgCGGCGATGATTCAAACTCTCCGCTTTTATTGGAAGCTTGATAAGTTTCTGTATTTTTCTGAATGTGATAAATATTTGAATCAGTGAAACCCTGAttcaatattaaaatatctGTCGTTGTGTCCAGCTCAGTTGTCGTTGGTGTAGTGTCTTCAGGGGTAGTGTCTGGATTTCTCTGTACTTCTTCATTGCTAATAGGGAGAGTAACAGTATCCTTTGAAGTATTAAAGTCATATATTTCAGTAATAGATTCAGTAGTTTTGTCAACTAATTGAATACTTTTTTCAGGTTCCGCCTCTAATTCATTTTTTACTAAATCTTCTGGTGCGGTTGTGGTTTCTTGACTGTCtgaaatttcattttcatttatgtTCACAGTTGATTGATCCAGATTGAGTTCCGTGGAAGTGGGAATTTCCTCAGTAGTAGTTGTCAAAAGGTCCTGTACTACATCTGATTCTTGTTTTTCAATAACTTGACTTCCGGTTTCTACATTATCAGAAATTTCCTGTATTATTCCATTATCCATTGAAGAGTTAACACTCTCAGTGGTAGTGCCTGAATTATTATCCGGTGCCTCCTCTTCTGGGGAAGCCATAGTTGTAAGTGATTCTTCTTGAATACCCTTATTAATTGGTACATCATTTTGGCCAACTTTCACTTCTGTCACTCCATTTAACGTATCTAATATTGTTTTTTCTGGATGTTCTGATTCTGAGTCTTTGCTCAAGTTTGCCAAATCCAATGGCAACtcattttgtttaatttgtaTCTTTTTAATGGGCTGTTCTTTCTTTTTCTGCGATGCCACTTGGCTGATATTCAAATAAGCTGCTGGTTTTGTTAAAATCGGTTTCTTGTTAATATGGGTGCCATTGTTTTTGGACGCTGATGGTCTGTAATTTGAGATAGTCGAGTTTTTGCGATTTCCCGAACTAGTCCTAATTACCTTTCGTTTACTATTTGCCAAGTTAGGATTCTGATGGGAGATTACATTCCCAGGTTTATGCTTCTGGGAATGGGAGGTTGGCCTAGTAGttggttttcttttcttgttagATGTGTTTGGCTTGATGGCCTGATTGATTCTCTTGCGATTGACGGAAACAGGGTTAACAGTTGGTCTTCTGCGATTTGGGTTTTTGTGGTTTtggtttgtttgtgttttaaCTTTGTGAACTCTTATTTTATCAGTTTTTGCTGTTTGAGGTTTGTTTACTTTCACAATTGGCTTTTCATTGCCAGTGGTTTTCTTTTTGGGAGGGTCTTTGCCCTCCGATTGTGCAGgcaaataaattatttgtgGGGGTTCGCTTTTGTGATGAATTACGGATTTTCCAGGGGGCCCAGGAGGCCCTATGGGTCCGGGGAAACCATAGTAACCAGGTCTACCGGTTCTGCCGCGTTCTCCCCTTTCTCCCGGATCACCACGATCTCCTTTTTCTCCTGGGGAACCCTCATCGCCCTGCACTCCAGGCAGCCCCGGGGGTCCTGGTGGCCCTGGAGGTCCTGGCCTGCACTGGCAATGTGATCCGCCATAGTAAGGAGTCTCGGGCCTATACAAGTACAGATCATAGTTTTTAAACAATGGCTTTTTGGCTCTGGGCCTCGTATCTGCTTTAGCTGGCTGGCTCGAGCTTAAAACCCATGATCCCTCTCCGAAAGAGATGACACctgtccaaaaaataaatatcttaATTTGATTTCTCGCCTAATATTGTAGTTCACTCACCTGACAGAAGCAAAACAGCGAACAGCCTCATGCTGAGGCCCACCATTCGAGAGTGTTCACCTGGCCAGGTTAGAACCCGTCTTATATAGCCTACTGGAACCGATAAATAATGGGTTAATTAGAAACACCTCAAGTCCGAGCTGAGTCGATATCAGATGGCAGCCAGCTAAACGATCAtgcataaattttatttcgcCACTGGGTTAATTACCATTAAtctcattttcattttcgaaGAAAACTAATTTAATTTGGAGTTTTTGAAATCTGTAAAATGTAGTCACGTGTTGCTTGAaactgtttatttttaattacttatttattacCAAATATGTTTTCTTCCAAAGGTTTAttcacttttattttctttcagtttcaGATGTTCTACCTCCACACCCATTGTCtgtataaaaacaataaaaagacaagaaaggaaagctaacttcgggcggagccgaagttgatatacccttgcagttcagtcgcagtccgctaggtggcgccacgcatcttatattattagatatatagcggatcgtatataggcggccgatccttatgaaatttggcaaatcagattattttatccaaaagagaatctgtaccaagtctcatctttctaacttaaaaaacaacaaagttatgccaattccgatcgttgtatgacagctataggatatagtcggccgatccttatgaaattttgtacataagatatgttgatcaaatataacatgtgtggaaagtcccaaccctctatcttaaaaaacaacgaagttatggcatttccgatcaatcagttatatggcagctataggatatagtcgaccgatcccgaccgttccgacttatgtactgcctgcaacagaaagaagggtgtgtgcaaagtttcaactcgatagctttaaaactgagagactagtttgcgtagaaacagacagacagacagacagacagacagacggacagacggacagacggacagacggacagacggacatgctcatatcgactcaggaggtgatcctgatcaagaatatatatactttatagggtcggtgatgtctccttcactgcgttgcacacttttgaccaaaattataataccctctgcaagggtataacaaacATGGCCAAAATGGAACAATAACTGGCACATCTTTATAGAttttaatgattatttttataaggTCCTCATACAAATTGATCTTAACTAGCGAAATTCTAGACGACACACGTAGATTCTTTTTGGCAATAA
This window contains:
- the LOC6500695 gene encoding peroxidase, whose amino-acid sequence is MRFFLVALSVLAVALATKCPYSMDHLSRSKRSEYDIRPAVSDSSFDALIKDFGGNSAQGGWVEPLGSHQPPLRCGIPPPNCLNDTRTLHYRTIDGACNNLLYPDYGIAVSKYRRLLPPRQVLEAPNARLISLSLYGEQTRNDLYRTMASMQWGQFVAHDISQLSTQGAPKDCCSEPRNPRCDNIALPRGGPIAYHTGKTCLPFARSVSEADAICPRSRAPYPEKLTVATAYLDLSSVYGNTPAQSRNVRLFKGGLLRTSYTNGQHWLPVNRNFDGECGTKSECYSVPDKRNRFSPTIAVIQTLLVREHNRLAESLALLNADYDDERIFQEARKINIAQYQKITYYDLLPLILGRTYTHLNGLLYPVEPSEYVNDYDDSVNPAAYVEFAAVAFRYAHTQIPGWFSLVAPNRSSNKTLRLSDYFDRTESIKLLDSSDNFAALLRGLATQLHKRSDGNIDREIKHYFNRKEFEEYGSDLKSIDIQRARDFGVASYNDVREFCGLRRAVDWAEFAHEIPGEKISLLRRLYATPDDVELSVGGSLEYHVPEALFGPSLLCVIGKQFLNTRRGDRFFFERENHSAGFTRDQLAEIRKVSLASLFCNNADYLHYIQPNVFVFPNSQNLLLNCNDIHQLDISKWQDLRPQLVH
- the LOC6499867 gene encoding uncharacterized protein LOC6499867, producing MVGLSMRLFAVLLLSGVISFGEGSWVLSSSQPAKADTRPRAKKPLFKNYDLYLYRPETPYYGGSHCQCRPGPPGPPGPPGLPGVQGDEGSPGEKGDRGDPGERGERGRTGRPGYYGFPGPIGPPGPPGKSVIHHKSEPPQIIYLPAQSEGKDPPKKKTTGNEKPIVKVNKPQTAKTDKIRVHKVKTQTNQNHKNPNRRRPTVNPVSVNRKRINQAIKPNTSNKKRKPTTRPTSHSQKHKPGNVISHQNPNLANSKRKVIRTSSGNRKNSTISNYRPSASKNNGTHINKKPILTKPAAYLNISQVASQKKKEQPIKKIQIKQNELPLDLANLSKDSESEHPEKTILDTLNGVTEVKVGQNDVPINKGIQEESLTTMASPEEEAPDNNSGTTTESVNSSMDNGIIQEISDNVETGSQVIEKQESDVVQDLLTTTTEEIPTSTELNLDQSTVNINENEISDSQETTTAPEDLVKNELEAEPEKSIQLVDKTTESITEIYDFNTSKDTVTLPISNEEVQRNPDTTPEDTTPTTTELDTTTDILILNQGFTDSNIYHIQKNTETYQASNKSGEFESSPHKIITLKIEKAPEPEEATYSPISEDETKDTRLQPISLPETSAVQDTFSSELTTVDPITDELVISMESLVPQERNNQSESHKESQFDVPVSIIVDRKPEDTTEPIENEV